In Tolypothrix sp. NIES-4075, the following proteins share a genomic window:
- a CDS encoding peptidase domain-containing ABC transporter, which produces MFSRQQLSQQLTQVLGETLCDKELDRCLALIEIVEPPDSKQFWQAASAKPGIYIILAGKCRLLDNADNLITTLCVGESFGEITLFPEQELTNYAARASVNLKLGYIPFEALQFIFRTYPSISDRLNARAEIWDLLLLCRQNSQFPRHTSQVEGMLKALSLFERHNLKIGEVSTELSQSQLWLLHKGQLQHSQGYTLTPGNIYAPSSGSWQVQNSAIAYILKNSDWQTALLNCPELQSFVADQKRLPAATVERKPRKNRSSVELYDSRAKVIPFPKREQEPKEKQKQKKSRPFFPSPKVRAGHWWGRFTKSYPFYAQQSASDCGSASLVMIGNYWGKHFSVNRLRDMTNVNRSGASLRALAAAAENLGFATRPVKATLDKLAEQPLPAIAHWEGKHFIVVYEITKKRVIICDPALGQRSLTKKEFQIGWTGYALLLQPTSLLKDAKAESAGFWKFFELIKPHYKVLIEVFLASVLMQLFGLVTPVFTQLLLDRVLVQRSVATLNAVGTGMIVFGLFSIAMNGVRQYLLDHTANRVSLSLLVGFIKHTLRLPLSYFESRYVGDIVSRIQENQKIQRFLTGQTLSIMLDMLTLVVYLAMMFAYSWRMALFVLCTVPPFFILALASTSILRRISREIFNAGAEENSYLIESLTGIRTVRSLSIEQTVRWRWEELLNNLVKKGFNAQIIGNRLQIISGAIQTFVNTGLMWFGAWQVIQGDLTVGQLVAFNMLVGNVLSPFQRLSLLWNELQEIVISTERINDVLEAEPEEDLHNKPRKTLGRLDGNIRFDNVTFRYHPESETNVLENLSFEIQPNQMVALVGRSGSGKTTLSKLILGLYPPTDGKVLIDSHDISCVSLRSLRSQVGVVDQDTFLFGGTIRENISIAHPEASVEEVIQAAKYAGADEFIQQLPMGYESQIGEGGGMLSGGQRQRLAIARALMGNPRLLLFDEATSHLDSESERIIQNNLKTILKGRTSVIIAHRLSTVRNADLILVLDRGLLVESGTHDELIAKKGHYYYLNQQQLAQAV; this is translated from the coding sequence GTGTTTTCACGGCAACAGTTAAGTCAACAACTCACCCAAGTTTTGGGTGAAACGCTTTGCGATAAAGAACTTGACAGGTGTTTGGCATTAATTGAAATTGTCGAACCACCTGACTCAAAGCAATTTTGGCAAGCAGCATCAGCAAAACCGGGAATTTATATTATCCTGGCGGGTAAATGCAGACTTTTAGATAATGCTGATAACTTAATTACTACTCTTTGTGTTGGGGAATCATTCGGTGAGATAACTCTGTTTCCCGAACAAGAGTTGACAAATTACGCAGCTAGAGCTTCTGTTAATTTAAAGCTTGGCTATATTCCCTTTGAAGCGCTGCAATTCATATTTCGCACATATCCAAGTATAAGCGATCGCCTGAATGCCCGCGCCGAAATTTGGGATTTACTGCTGTTGTGTCGCCAAAACTCACAATTTCCGCGCCATACTTCTCAAGTGGAGGGGATGCTCAAAGCCTTATCTCTGTTTGAACGGCACAATCTGAAGATTGGTGAAGTGAGTACAGAACTATCCCAATCGCAATTGTGGCTGTTACATAAAGGGCAACTACAGCATTCTCAGGGTTATACCTTGACACCGGGCAATATCTATGCACCTTCTTCAGGTAGTTGGCAAGTTCAGAACAGCGCGATCGCTTACATTCTGAAGAATTCTGATTGGCAAACAGCACTCTTAAACTGCCCAGAATTACAGTCATTTGTCGCTGACCAAAAGCGCTTACCAGCCGCAACCGTTGAGCGAAAGCCACGAAAGAACAGGTCAAGTGTTGAGCTTTATGACTCCAGAGCTAAAGTCATTCCCTTTCCCAAACGAGAACAAGAGCCAAAAGAAAAACAAAAACAAAAAAAATCACGTCCTTTCTTTCCTAGCCCAAAAGTGCGAGCGGGGCATTGGTGGGGACGATTCACCAAAAGTTATCCCTTTTACGCTCAACAAAGCGCATCAGATTGCGGTTCTGCAAGTCTTGTGATGATTGGTAACTATTGGGGTAAGCACTTTAGTGTCAATCGCTTGCGGGATATGACCAACGTCAACCGCAGTGGGGCATCTCTACGTGCCCTAGCAGCGGCAGCAGAAAACCTTGGTTTTGCCACCCGTCCGGTGAAAGCTACCCTCGATAAATTAGCAGAACAACCTCTGCCAGCGATCGCTCACTGGGAAGGCAAGCATTTCATTGTCGTCTATGAAATAACCAAAAAGCGGGTAATTATCTGCGACCCTGCCCTTGGTCAACGCAGCTTGACCAAAAAGGAATTTCAAATCGGTTGGACTGGATATGCATTATTACTGCAACCCACATCACTACTAAAAGATGCCAAAGCCGAGAGTGCAGGCTTTTGGAAGTTTTTTGAATTAATCAAACCTCACTATAAGGTATTGATAGAAGTCTTCCTAGCAAGCGTGCTGATGCAGCTATTTGGACTGGTAACGCCGGTATTCACCCAGTTGTTGCTAGACAGAGTGCTTGTACAACGCAGCGTTGCCACCTTAAACGCCGTTGGTACGGGGATGATCGTTTTTGGGTTGTTTAGTATTGCCATGAACGGAGTGCGGCAATATCTGCTGGATCACACAGCAAACCGCGTTAGTCTCTCGTTACTAGTGGGTTTTATCAAACATACCTTGCGCTTGCCCCTCTCCTATTTTGAGTCGCGTTATGTCGGGGATATTGTCTCTCGCATCCAAGAAAACCAGAAAATTCAGCGTTTCCTGACCGGTCAAACACTGTCAATCATGCTGGATATGCTGACATTGGTCGTCTATCTGGCGATGATGTTCGCTTATAGCTGGCGGATGGCATTATTTGTGCTGTGTACTGTACCGCCATTTTTTATCCTGGCACTAGCTAGCACCAGTATTTTGCGCCGCATTTCCAGAGAGATTTTTAACGCTGGTGCTGAAGAAAACAGCTATCTGATAGAATCCCTGACAGGAATTCGTACAGTCCGCTCGTTGTCAATTGAACAGACAGTACGCTGGCGTTGGGAAGAATTACTGAATAACTTGGTAAAAAAAGGCTTTAATGCTCAGATAATCGGCAATCGCTTACAAATCATCAGTGGTGCAATTCAAACCTTTGTGAATACAGGATTGATGTGGTTTGGAGCATGGCAGGTGATTCAAGGAGATCTCACCGTTGGGCAATTAGTTGCCTTCAATATGTTGGTGGGTAACGTGTTGAGTCCTTTTCAACGGCTGTCGCTGCTGTGGAACGAATTGCAGGAAATCGTGATTTCCACCGAACGCATTAATGATGTTTTAGAAGCGGAACCGGAAGAAGACTTACACAATAAACCCCGGAAGACCTTAGGTAGACTTGACGGTAACATTCGCTTTGATAATGTCACCTTCCGCTATCACCCAGAAAGTGAGACGAACGTGCTGGAAAATCTCAGCTTTGAAATCCAGCCCAATCAAATGGTGGCACTAGTTGGACGATCTGGGTCTGGAAAAACAACCCTGAGCAAATTGATTTTAGGTTTATACCCTCCGACAGATGGCAAAGTATTGATTGACAGTCATGATATCAGTTGTGTATCCTTGCGATCGCTCCGTTCTCAAGTTGGTGTTGTCGATCAAGATACCTTTCTGTTTGGTGGTACCATTCGCGAAAACATCTCCATCGCGCACCCGGAAGCGTCTGTAGAAGAAGTTATTCAAGCAGCAAAATATGCAGGAGCTGATGAATTTATTCAGCAACTGCCAATGGGTTACGAATCCCAAATCGGTGAAGGTGGGGGAATGCTCTCTGGTGGACAACGCCAACGTCTAGCGATCGCCCGTGCCTTGATGGGAAATCCCCGTTTGTTACTTTTTGATGAAGCCACAAGTCACCTAGATTCTGAATCAGAACGGATTATTCAGAACAACTTAAAAACAATTCTTAAAGGACGGACTAGTGTAATCATTGCCCATCGACTCTCTACTGTCCGCAATGCTGACTTAATTCTGGTTTTGGATCGCGGCTTATTAGTCGAAAGCGGCACTCACGACGAATTAATCGCCAAAAAAGGTCATTATTACTACCTAAATCAACAACAACTCGCTCAAGCAGTTTAG
- a CDS encoding peptidylprolyl isomerase, producing the protein MNNISKLVFDPNEIVNFLKSEISLKEVCQKILFQKVICQAAQERGIIVTIEEIEAEVNRQRREKRLEKATDTLSWLTDELISLDDWEVGIRNHLLSQKLAQTLFAKEAESFFFQNSLSFEQVILYQIIVDSEKLAQELYYQIEEGEISFYHAAHVYDIDEKRRQQCGYEGKVYRCSIEADIAAIVFTTIPKQLIGPLKTERGYHLLMVEELIPAELSPERYQEIMNNMFQQWLAAELDFIRTYAKII; encoded by the coding sequence ATGAATAATATTTCAAAATTAGTTTTTGATCCAAATGAGATTGTCAACTTCCTCAAAAGCGAAATTAGTCTCAAAGAAGTCTGTCAAAAGATTTTGTTTCAAAAGGTGATATGTCAGGCTGCACAAGAAAGAGGGATTATTGTCACGATAGAGGAAATTGAGGCAGAAGTAAATCGTCAACGTCGTGAAAAGCGTTTGGAGAAAGCTACAGATACTTTGTCATGGTTAACAGATGAATTGATTAGTTTGGATGATTGGGAAGTCGGAATCCGCAATCATCTACTATCACAAAAATTGGCTCAGACGCTGTTTGCTAAAGAAGCAGAAAGTTTTTTTTTCCAAAATAGCCTTAGTTTTGAGCAAGTTATCCTTTATCAAATCATTGTTGATTCGGAAAAACTGGCTCAAGAACTTTACTATCAAATTGAAGAAGGTGAAATCAGTTTTTATCATGCGGCTCATGTTTATGATATTGATGAGAAGCGCCGACAACAGTGCGGTTACGAAGGAAAAGTTTACCGTTGTTCCATAGAAGCAGATATAGCTGCTATTGTATTTACAACAATACCTAAGCAGTTGATTGGACCGCTGAAAACCGAGCGAGGTTATCATCTTTTAATGGTCGAAGAGTTAATTCCTGCCGAATTATCACCTGAAAGATATCAAGAAATTATGAATAATATGTTTCAGCAGTGGCTAGCTGCGGAGTTAGACTTTATTAGGACTTATGCAAAAATAATTTAA
- a CDS encoding HetP family heterocyst commitment protein: protein MNQDITNISHKLNKAINPEQLDQVVEAILAGKYSWACVLMLRFAGYNPLHYIPYRTYNRLLKENTQQIRSNQQHNENLQIVKSSSEKRSEGNLSPSCLSKIKDLAYLEVVGKHKTEIRGRGLVHEHQSIKSELRPEIAPEFSEKFCNLN from the coding sequence ATGAATCAAGACATTACTAACATTAGTCACAAATTAAATAAGGCAATTAATCCTGAGCAATTAGACCAGGTAGTTGAAGCCATTCTTGCCGGAAAGTATTCCTGGGCTTGTGTGTTGATGCTACGTTTCGCCGGGTACAATCCTTTACATTACATTCCCTACCGCACCTATAATCGATTGCTCAAAGAAAACACCCAGCAGATAAGGTCAAATCAACAGCACAACGAAAATTTACAAATCGTCAAATCATCTTCCGAAAAAAGGTCTGAAGGTAATCTTTCACCCAGTTGCTTAAGCAAAATTAAAGACCTAGCTTATTTAGAAGTGGTCGGCAAACATAAAACAGAAATTCGTGGTCGCGGTCTAGTTCATGAGCATCAATCCATTAAATCTGAATTAAGACCAGAAATAGCTCCAGAATTTTCCGAAAAATTCTGTAATTTGAATTAA
- a CDS encoding cysteine peptidase family C39 domain-containing protein, with translation MNSFSSLRVQGELKYTSNQHPTRNAAILGLLRLVAGNTNLALDFSSFWKILEFELGDDLTRYGIFGDEDSRHVVYLVCSGKVRLLGFDATQRREVSTELLVAEQIFGADDFFFHQSLQYRAIASTGGLIACISLNDLKPWFSKIPNLKDYLQQTTSERQKLIFLKTHTEFRSQTSQKLEKLLPNFRQIKINAGSSLLEAIPHDQGRFWLKSGKIRTLSGTQPPVVGESWGYPMTPPTWIAESDLLLYHLPRENWELASSAPQLTNQQPVLQTGTANHQEIEEEHPEAKTFPLLVSSSNLELETDQQRAFKYGVRSRSCFSSPPAPEIAPPALFSDFPQVNPPWSIASLWHRYPFIQQHSSSDCGAACLAMVSQYWGKRLSLNSLRNLAQIDKTGASLSGLAATAETLGYDTLTVRASLSKLEWQTNPWIAHWQKIHYVVVWQIKGDRVIISDPAIGKRSLSRQEFTAGWTEYAVLLHPTERFQAIESEKISATRYLQLFRDYRHLLSKIILTSLLLAIFGLVTPLFAQLFLDMKQVQSSITLNVLFGSFLFFGIWRVAIAAFRQHLLDYFANQIDLTLIGNFYRHALKLPLQFFASRQVEDIISRVQENRKIQQFLTRHAVSAIINALFGFVYIGLMAFYNLPLTLLVVLFVLAIAILNLAANPLLNRVSREIANSAAAQNSSLVEAIAGITTVKSAAVESEISSRWQERFMDMLKVRFQGQKLANNLQLISNLLNHLGTTAVLWCGATSVMNEQMTIGQFVAFNMLASNVLNLVLAGVKVWDEFQEVLISIEKLNDVLEAVPEENLQKPLSVLPPIQGEVIFENVSFSYNQDEGHILQNISFKVKPGQTIGIVGASGAGKSTLVNLLAGLYPASTGRILIDGHDIADVSLQSLRSQLGVVPQECFLFSGTIWENITLFDSQLTVEQAIAAAKLAEAHIFIEALHDGYNTQVGQGLMLCDEQKKKIAIARALVRNPQILILDEVTSSLDASQRRFQQNLARLNRTTFAIAHHLDVVHNADCILVLDRGILVEQGTHQELMATKGIYYHLSQQQMQL, from the coding sequence ATGAACTCCTTTTCGTCGTTAAGAGTTCAGGGAGAGCTGAAATATACAAGCAATCAGCATCCCACTCGCAATGCGGCTATCCTCGGATTGTTGAGGTTAGTTGCGGGTAATACAAATTTAGCATTAGACTTTAGCTCTTTTTGGAAAATTCTGGAGTTTGAACTAGGTGACGATTTGACTAGATACGGTATCTTTGGAGATGAAGACAGCCGTCATGTTGTTTACTTAGTTTGCAGTGGAAAAGTGCGATTGCTAGGCTTTGATGCAACTCAAAGACGAGAAGTGTCAACTGAGTTGCTTGTGGCAGAGCAAATTTTTGGCGCGGACGATTTCTTTTTTCATCAATCTTTACAATATCGAGCGATCGCCTCAACTGGGGGTTTGATTGCTTGCATTAGCCTAAATGACTTAAAACCGTGGTTCAGTAAAATACCCAATCTTAAAGATTATTTACAACAAACAACTTCTGAGCGACAAAAGCTGATTTTCTTAAAAACCCATACAGAATTTCGCTCGCAAACAAGCCAAAAACTAGAAAAACTTTTACCCAACTTCAGACAAATCAAGATAAATGCTGGCTCATCTTTGCTAGAAGCAATTCCACATGACCAAGGTCGCTTTTGGCTCAAGAGTGGAAAAATTCGCACTTTATCAGGCACTCAACCACCAGTTGTGGGAGAAAGCTGGGGATATCCGATGACGCCACCAACTTGGATTGCCGAAAGTGATTTACTACTATATCACCTGCCGCGAGAAAATTGGGAATTGGCTTCTTCGGCTCCTCAATTAACCAATCAGCAGCCAGTTCTTCAAACTGGCACAGCAAATCACCAGGAAATCGAAGAAGAACACCCTGAGGCTAAAACATTTCCTTTGTTGGTGTCTTCTAGCAACTTAGAGTTAGAGACAGATCAACAAAGAGCTTTTAAGTATGGGGTTCGCTCAAGAAGCTGCTTCTCTTCTCCCCCAGCTCCAGAAATAGCTCCCCCTGCTCTGTTTTCTGACTTTCCCCAAGTAAACCCACCTTGGTCAATCGCTTCGTTATGGCATCGCTATCCTTTTATTCAACAGCACAGTTCTTCAGATTGTGGTGCAGCATGTTTGGCGATGGTTAGCCAATACTGGGGTAAACGCTTGAGTTTGAACAGTTTGCGTAACTTAGCACAGATAGACAAAACCGGTGCATCCCTCTCAGGTTTAGCGGCAACAGCAGAAACGTTGGGATATGATACGCTAACCGTGCGGGCTTCTTTGAGTAAGTTGGAATGGCAAACTAACCCTTGGATCGCCCACTGGCAAAAAATTCACTACGTAGTTGTTTGGCAAATTAAAGGTGATCGCGTCATCATTTCCGATCCGGCGATCGGCAAGCGATCGCTTTCGCGCCAAGAATTTACCGCTGGCTGGACAGAATATGCTGTGCTTTTACATCCCACAGAACGCTTCCAAGCGATTGAAAGCGAAAAAATCTCCGCTACGCGCTATTTGCAGTTATTTCGCGATTACCGCCACCTTTTATCAAAAATTATTCTCACTTCATTGTTGCTAGCGATTTTTGGGCTGGTAACTCCTTTATTTGCTCAGTTGTTTCTCGACATGAAACAAGTGCAAAGCAGCATCACATTAAATGTGCTTTTTGGCAGCTTTCTTTTTTTTGGCATTTGGCGTGTGGCGATCGCCGCATTCCGGCAACACCTTCTAGACTATTTCGCCAACCAAATCGACTTGACATTAATTGGCAATTTTTATCGCCACGCGCTAAAGTTGCCATTACAATTTTTCGCTTCTCGCCAAGTCGAAGACATAATCAGCCGCGTTCAGGAAAACCGTAAAATCCAACAGTTTCTCACCCGTCATGCTGTGAGTGCAATTATAAATGCACTTTTTGGTTTTGTCTATATCGGATTGATGGCTTTTTACAACTTGCCGCTGACGTTGCTGGTAGTGCTGTTTGTTTTAGCGATCGCAATATTGAATTTAGCGGCAAATCCGTTGCTCAATCGAGTGTCGCGAGAAATCGCTAACTCAGCAGCAGCGCAAAATTCATCTTTAGTTGAGGCGATCGCAGGTATTACCACCGTCAAAAGCGCAGCAGTTGAAAGCGAAATCAGTTCGCGTTGGCAAGAACGCTTTATGGATATGTTGAAAGTGCGGTTTCAGGGGCAGAAACTAGCTAACAACTTGCAACTAATTAGCAATTTGCTGAATCACCTCGGTACTACAGCGGTATTGTGGTGTGGAGCAACTTCGGTAATGAACGAGCAAATGACGATTGGTCAGTTTGTCGCTTTTAACATGCTTGCCAGTAATGTCCTCAATTTAGTTTTGGCAGGAGTGAAAGTGTGGGATGAGTTCCAAGAAGTGCTGATTTCCATAGAAAAGCTGAATGATGTCTTAGAAGCGGTACCTGAAGAAAATCTTCAAAAACCGCTATCGGTGCTGCCACCGATTCAGGGTGAGGTAATTTTTGAGAATGTGTCTTTTAGTTACAACCAAGATGAAGGGCACATTTTGCAAAATATATCTTTTAAGGTGAAACCCGGACAGACGATTGGCATTGTTGGTGCTAGCGGTGCGGGTAAAAGCACTTTAGTAAATTTGCTGGCTGGTTTATATCCTGCAAGCACCGGACGGATTTTGATTGATGGACATGATATTGCTGATGTTTCTCTGCAATCGTTGCGAAGTCAGTTAGGTGTGGTGCCGCAAGAGTGTTTTCTATTTTCGGGGACGATTTGGGAAAACATTACTTTGTTTGACTCGCAGTTGACTGTCGAACAGGCTATCGCTGCTGCCAAGTTAGCCGAAGCACACATTTTTATCGAAGCGCTGCACGACGGTTACAACACTCAAGTGGGACAAGGTTTGATGCTGTGTGATGAACAGAAGAAAAAAATAGCGATCGCTCGCGCACTTGTCAGGAACCCTCAAATCTTGATTTTAGATGAAGTCACAAGTTCTCTAGATGCATCACAACGTCGGTTTCAACAAAATTTAGCCCGGTTGAATCGTACCACTTTCGCGATCGCCCATCATCTCGATGTCGTTCACAATGCTGACTGCATACTTGTCTTAGACCGAGGTATCCTTGTTGAGCAGGGCACTCATCAAGAACTAATGGCAACTAAGGGTATTTATTACCACTTATCTCAACAGCAAATGCAACTGTAA